A single region of the Anguilla anguilla isolate fAngAng1 chromosome 17, fAngAng1.pri, whole genome shotgun sequence genome encodes:
- the grid2ipa gene encoding delphilin isoform X2, giving the protein MDGGDHSARRRGNGGGTPQSDLTLTPPVSALRPDREVPTRQRKMRRFLKSQKGRFSLRQSKSGTRSASKDFVLSMPLSNQGWPEEFGFRLGGSGPSYILSVEEGSSANMAGLQAGDQVLEIEGQDVSALNPQALAALAQKQKNVPPSIGVVSRIQQLDIPPGPDGRFGFTIVGDCPLLVEDCQPNSPAGRSGLRAGDFVLEVNGIPVKQHETAAAMIKASQGRTLRLGVLGMSRRIKRTSGGSLKEPGGQGGLKSGLQGSIKGPRQEGLLSGLQGGHPDSLQGGQPSSMQGDLQGGHPSSLQRDQPSSMQGGLQGCHPSSLQRDQLSSIQGGLQGQQSDMQGPVNLQSSDSVRQDRKNKAVEFNKKIEQVLGGEPEVKEKLFAALKQYAAERQVDILASALPDILTNEEHRQLLDAIRIFIPRKHRERFDEVVSQSLVGRIRRGKSLSELGQNRLRRSRSEGHPQRLLVSTRASSVPRTAVESGIVPPARGLRKTTSLIAGHTSALAPPPSSCRTVRVHKGNKSFGFTLRGHAPVWIDSVIPGSPADKAGLKPGDRILFLNGLDMRTCSHEKVVSMLQGSGAMPTLLVEDGLMGFPLVEVEPLEGRGTPPPAQRSPVLTSLQWVAEILPPSIRVNGLTFAQQLEHLLTHSERYAFCKALQAFFQHRNLDTLIVDVFLLLDTPAKQVIWQFIYQLLTYEEQEHCQSKISRFLGYRAAAAAAEPDPTPEPQRRSSSMRVTGTTHRSSVRGRSSDDCIIGTHLGKGIHQEPAEVGMGMRLTPGERQSGDGTSLPETPNLTNLSAVYAELEGVYSGKRTKSKSLKICRSPAPDPNPTLDCLEPDDLIHPAPLHSDTGSHISGPPMPWEEDLSDPQYQCYSQGGEPNPYMSLDSPPSSPPPLDYPPSPSSRRRKRFTFSRPPQSIDTSKFLDALNEQLGHHIASVDDFLSPENDYEEMSFQDEDEDEEAVFLSHDLSSPSECHSSSGGGGGGDASSLTYSSSSEHIPPPPQSPPPPPPFMFNDPPLPLSITPPEPKHAPRIQMPYQRRHPHPVPPPPPPRRSSVPHRQSLHKVLPTKEELLSHHPHPHPHQSLPSLPVTPATHSHTQQAHPGHRAHQSLPARPSPEPASPGRPLQELHPHGGRQRQPSPEPSQPQPHSHQAQKTQEMYQIEQAQQIYQAQQAQQIYQAQQAQQMYQAQQMYQAQQTQQMYQAQQTQQMYQAHQIQQAQEAQQSQQTQQVHQRHLSSEPIRQSLLQQMHQAHQAQKTQQMHQAQKTQHIHQAQQTQSQQIQPIRPTPQTHQRHSSPEPTCQHHPSPEPTRQDHPLQQIQQAQKTQQIHQAQQTQPIHQTPQTHQRHSSPEPTRQHHPSPEPTRQDHPLQQIHQAQKTQQIHQAQQTQPIHQTPQTHQRHSSPEPTRQQHPSPEPTRQDHPLQQVHQAQKTQQIHQAQQTQSQQIQPIQPTPQTHQRHSSPEPTRQHHPSPEPTRQDHPLQQIHQAQKTQAQQIQPIQPTPQTHKRHSSPEPTRQHHPSPEPTQQGHPLQQIHQSYQKQQAHHSEQTKPTDLAHQIHQQHPSPEATCKSHSIQQMHQAQKSHQALQAQLKQQAQQIHQALQARQVVQNQPIQPAQQMHQTVDQSIQTHQTHKRHQSLKPTQQSHPLQQMQKTRQAQQAHQTPESLQIEPLQSAFSSCQARPSDQLSDSSNPPPPPPLPPPCEPPPLPGPNHTDSNHMNVKRLRWEQVENSEGTIWGQLGEDSDYDKLSDMVKYLDLELHFGTQKSAKTAVPQSETFKKKDVVEILSHKKAYNTSILIAHLKLSPAELRQVLMSMSADRLEPAHLKQLLLYSPDEDEVKQYQQYGAEPHKLSEPDQFVLQMLSVPEYKTRLRSLHFKTTLQEKLEEMKAGYECIYNASLELQTSKKLAKILEFVLAMGNYLNNGQPKTNKTTGFKINFLTELGTTKTVDGKSTFLHILVKSLSQHFPDVLGFAKDLTTVSLAAKVNQKTITTDLNDLQDTVRDIRAACQTMSATPEDRFAAVMSGFLENTHPAVQSLESLQQRAMGEFCKAASFFGEDSSATTTESFFGIFTEFIGKFERALNEIQAPEHPRSPRSPRLASPSPLAW; this is encoded by the exons ATGGATGGAGGTGATCACTCTGCG CGGCGACGTGGAAACGGGGGCGGGACTCCTCAGTCTGACCTCACTTTGACCCCACCGGTCTCCGCCCTCCGACCCGACCGCGAGGTCCCGACCCGCCAGCGGAAAATGAGGAGGTTCCTGAAGAGCCAAAAGGGCCGGTTCTCCCTGCGCCAGAGCAAGTCCGGCACACGGTCGGCTTCCAAGGACTTCG TTCTCTCAATGCCGCTGTCGAATCAGGGCTGGCCCGAGGAGTTTGGGTTCCGTCTGGGAGGAAGCGGGCCCAGCTACATCCTGTCTGTGGAGGAGGGCAGCAGCGCCAACATGGCGGGCCTGCAGGCGGGCGACCAGGTCCTGGAGATTGAGGGGCAGGACGTCTCCGCCCTCAACCCCCAGGCCCTGGCCGCACTGGCGCAGAAGCAGAAGAATGTCCCGCCCAGCATCGGCGTGGTGTCCCGCATTCAGCAG CTGGACATCCCCCCTGGGCCTGACGGCCGCTTTGGCTTCACCATCGTGGgagactgccccctgctggtggaggaCTGCCAGCCGAACTCGCCGGCGGGCCGGAGCGGGCTGCGGGCGGGGGACTTTGTGTTGGAGGTAAATGGGATCCCGGTGAAGCAGCACGAGACGGCGGCAGCCATGATCAAGGCGTCGCAAGGCCGCACGCTGCGACTGGGCGTGCTCGGAATGAGCCGGCGGATTAAACGAACCAGTGGAGGCAGCCTGAAGGAACCGGGAGGCCAAGGGGGCCTCAAGAGCGGCCTGCAAGGGAGCATAAAAGGGCCCCGACAAGAAGGCTTGCTGAGCGGTCTGCAAGGGGGCCATCCAGACAGCCTGCAAGGGGGCCAGCCAAGCAGCATGCAAGGGGACCTGCAAGGGGGACATCCAAGCAGCCTGCAAAGGGACCAGCCAAGCAGCATGCAAGGGGGCCTGCAAGGGTGCCATCCAAGCAGCCTGCAAAGGGACCAGCTAAGCAGCATACAAGGGGGCCTGCAAGGACAGCAGAGTGACATGCAGGGGCCAGTCAACCTGCAGAGCAGCGACAGTGTGCGGCAGGATCGCAAGAACAAAGCTGTGGAGTTCAACAAGAAG ATTGAGCAGGTCCTTGGGGGGGAGCCGGAAGTGAAGGAGAAGCTGTTTGCGGCGCTGAAGCAGTATGCCGCTGAGAGGCAGGTGGACATCCTGGCCTCCGCCCTCCCTGACATCCTGACCAATGAGGAGCATCGGCAGCTGCTAGACGCCATCAG GATCTTCATCCCGCGGAAGCACCGGGAGCGGTTCGACGAGGTGGTGTCGCAGAGCCTGGTGGGCCGGATCCGCCGGGGGAAGAGCCTGAGCGAGCTGGGCCAGAACCGGCTGAGGCGGAGCCGCAGCGAGGGGCACCCCCAGCGCCTGCTGGTGTCCACCCGGGCCAGCTCCGTGCCCCGCACCGCCGTGGAGTCCGGCATCGTCCCCCCGGCCCGCGGCCTCCGGAAAACCACCTCCCTCATCGCCGGGCACACCTCTGctttggcccctcccccctccagctgCAG GACGGTGCGAGTGCACAAGGGAAACAAGAGTTTCGGGTTCACGCTGCGAGGCCACGCCCCAGTCTGGATCGACTCGGTCATACCAG GAAGCCCGGCAGACAAGGCTGGCCTGAAACCGGGAGACCGCATCCTTTTCCTAAATGGGCTGGACATGCG gaCGTGCTCCCATGAGAAGGTGGTGTCGATGCTGCAGGGCAGTGGTGCCATGCCCACTCTGCTGGTGGAGGATGGGTTGATGGGATTCCCCCTGGTGGAGGTGGAGCCtctggaggggcggggcaccccgccccctgcccagCGCTCCCCGGTGCTGACCTCCCTGCAGTGGGTGGCCGAGATCCTGCCGCCCAGCATTCGCGTCAACGGCCTGACCTTCGCCCAGCAGCTGGAGCATCTGCTCACCCACAGCGAGCGCTACGCCTTCTGCAAGGCCCTGCAGGCCTTCTTCCAGCACCG GAACTTGGACACCCTCATTGTGGACGTGTTCCTACTGTTGGACACACCAGCCAAGCAGGTGATCTGGCAGTTCATCTACCAGCTGCTGACCTATGAGGAGCAGGAGCACTGTCAGAGCAAGATCTCCCGTTTCCTAGGTTACAGGGCCGCAG cagcagcagcggagCCTGACCCCACCCCCGAGCCTCAGCGGCGTAGCAGCTCCATGCGCGTTACTGGGACGACCCACAGGAGCAgcgtgagggggcggagctccgaCGACTGCATCATCGGCACTCACCTGGGCAAGG GAATACACCAGGAGCCAGCAGAGGTTGGGATGGGGATGAGGCTGACCCCGGGGGAGAGGCAGTCTGGAGACGGGACATCCCTCCCAGAGACACCCAACCTGACAAAC TTGTCTGCAGTGTATGCTGAGTTAGAGGGTGTGTATTCAGGGAAAAGGACCAAGTCTAAATCTCTGAAGATTTGTCGCAGCCCTGCCCCTGATCCTAACCCCACCCTCGATTGTCTGGAACCCGATGACCTGATACACCCTGCGCCTCTGCACTCtgatacag GAAGTCATATTTCGGGGCCCCCCATGCCCTGGGAGGAGGATCTGTCTGACCCTCAGTACCAGTGTTACTCGCAGGGTGGAGAGCCCAACCCCTACATGAGTCTGGACAGTCCCCCGTCCTCGCCGCCACCCCTGGACTACCCCCCTAGCCCCTCCTCTCGCCGCAGGAAGCGCTTCACCTTCTCCCGCCCCCCTCAAAGCATCGACACAAGCAAGTTCCTGGATGCCCTGAACGAGCAGCTAGGCCATCACATCGCCTCTGTGGATGACTTCCTGTCTCCTGAGAACGACTACGAGGAG ATGAGCTTCCAGGATGAGGATGAAGACGAAGAGGCGgtcttcctgtcacatgacctgagCAGCCCAAGCGAGTGCCACAGCAgcagtgggggtggtgggggcggagACGCCAGCTCCCTCACCTACTCCTCCAGCTCGGAGCAcatccctccaccccctcagtccccacctcctcccccgcccTTCATGTTCAATGACCCACCCCTTCCCCTTAGCATCACCCCTCCTGAGCCCAAGCACGCTCCCAGAATACAGATGCCATACCAGCGCCGCCACCCCCACCcggtccctccccctcctccgccaCGCCGCTCTTCCGTACCCCACCGCCAGTCCCTGCACAAGGTCCTGCCCACAAAGGAGGAGCTGTTGagccaccacccccacccccacccccaccagtctCTCCCATCCCTTCCTGTGACCCCGGCCACGCACAGCCACACCCAGCAGGCTCATCCAGGCCACCGAGCCCACCAGTCCCTCCCGGCACGGCCCTCTCCAGAGCCTGCCTCGCCTGGACGGCCTCTCCAGGAGCTTCACCCCCATGGGGGTCGTCAGCGGCAGCCATCTCCTGAACCCTCGCAGCCTCAGCCGCACTCTCACCAAGCTCAAAAGACTCAAGAAATGTATCAAATTGAACAAGCTCAACAAATTTACCAAGCTCAACAAGCTCAACAAATTTACCAAGCTCAACAAGCTCAACAAATGTACCAAGCTCAACAAATGTACCAAGCTCAACAAACTCAACAAATGTACCAAGCTCAACAAACTCAACAAATGTACCAAGCTCATCAAATTCAACAAGCTCAAGAAGCTCAACAGAGTCAACAAACTCAACAGGTTCATCAACGTCACCTGTCTTCTGAGCCCATTCGGCAAAGCCTGCTCCAGCAAATGCACCAAGCCCACCAAGCTCAAAAAACTCAACAAATGCACCAAGCTCAAAAAACTCAACATATACACCAAGCTCAACAAACTCAATCTCAGCAGATTCAACCAATTCGTCCAACTCCTCAGACTCACCAACGTCATTCATCCCCTGAACCAACTTGCCAACATCACCCATCTCCTGAGCCTACTCGGCAAGACCACCCACTCCAGCAAATACAGCAAGCTCAAAAAACTCAACAAATACACCAAGCCCAACAAACTCAACCGATTCATCAAACTCCTCAGACTCACCAACGTCATTCATCCCCTGAACCAACTCGCCAACATCACCCATCTCCTGAGCCTACTCGGCAAGACCACCCACTACAGCAAATACACCAAGCTCAAAAAACTCAACAAATACACCAAGCCCAACAAACTCAACCGATTCATCAAACTCCTCAGACTCACCAACGTCATTCATCCCCTGAACCAACTCGCCAACAGCACCCATCTCCTGAGCCTACTCGGCAAGACCACCCACTACAGCAAGTACACCAAGCTCAAAAAACTCAACAAATACACCAAGCCCAACAAACTCAATCTCAGCAAATTCAACCGATTCAACCAACTCCTCAGACTCACCAACGTCATTCATCCCCTGAACCAACTCGCCAACATCACCCATCTCCTGAGCCTACTCGACAAGACCACCCACTACAGCAAATACACCAAGCTCAAAAAACTCAAGCTCAGCAAATTCAACCAATTCAACCAACTCCTCAGACTCACAAACGTCATTCATCCCCTGAACCAACTCGCCAACATCACCCATCTCCTGAGCCCACTCAGCAAGGCCACCCACTCCAGCAAATTCACCAATCCTATCAAAAGCAACAAGCTCACCATTCTGAGCAAACTAAACCGACAGATCTGGCTCATCAAATTCATCAACAACATCCATCCCCTGAGGCCACTTGTAAAAGCCATTCAATTCAGCAGATGCACCAAGCCCAAAAATCTCACCAAGCTCTCCAAGCTCAACTTAAGCAGCAAGCGCAACAAATACACCAAGCCCTTCAGGCCCGCCAGGTTGTTCAAAATCAACCAATTCAACCAGCTCAACAAATGCACCAGACGGTTGACCAGAGTATTCAGACCCACCAAACTCACAAACGGCACCAATCTCTTAAGCCCACTCAACAAAGCCATCCACTCCAGCAAATGCAGAAAACTCGCCAAGCTCAGCAAGCGCACCAGACTCCTGAGAGTCTCCAAATTGAGCCCCTGCAGTCCGCATTCTCTTCATGCCAGGCCCGCCCTTCTGACCAGTTGTCCGATTCGTCCAATCCCCCACCACCtccgcccctcccacccccatgtGAGCCGCCCCCCTTGCCCGGCCCTAACCACACGGACTCGAACCACATGAATGTTAAGCGTTTGCGCTGGGAGCAGGTGGAGAACTCCGAGGGCACCATCTGGGGACAG CTTGGTGAGGACTCTGATTATGACAAGCTGAGTGATATGGTGAAGTACCTGGACCTTGAGCTCCACTTTGGAACACAGAAGAGTGCCA AAACAGCAGTCCCCCAGTCCGAGACTTTCAAAAAGAAAGACGTGGTCGAGATCCTCTCGCATAAAAAAGCCTACAACACTT ccattttgattgcGCACCTGAAGCTGTCCCCCGCGGAGCTGCGGCAGGTGCTGATGAGCATGAGCGCGGACCGGCTGGAACCCGCCCACCtgaagcagctgctgctgtACTCGCCCGACGAGGACGAGGTCAAGCAGTACCAGCAGTACGGCGCGGAGCCACACAAGCTGAGCGAGCCCGACCAGTTCGTCCTGCAG ATGCTGTCCGTGCCGGAGTATAAGACTCGTCTGCGTAGCCTGCACTTTAAGACCACTCTCcaggagaagctggaggagatgaAGGCCGGCTATGAGTGCATCTATAATGCCTCCCTGGAGCTTCAGACAAGCAAGAAACTGGCCAAGATCCTGGAG TTTGTTCTGGCCATGGGGAATTATCTGAACAACGGTCAGCCGAAGACCAACAAGACCACAGGCTTCAAAATAAACTTCCTCACCGAG CTCGGCACCACCAAAACAGTGGACGGGAAGTCCACGTTCCTGCACATCCTTGTCAAATCCCTGAGCCAACATTTCCCTGATGTTCTGGGCTTTGCCAAGGACCTGACAACCGTATCGCTCGCTGCTAAGG TTAATCAGAAAACCATCACCACAGACCTGAACGATCTCCAGGACACCGTCCGTGACATCAGAGCCGCCTGCCAGACGATGTCAGCCACGCCCGAGGATCGCTTCGCCGCGGTGATGAGT GGCTTCCTGGAGAACACGCACCCGGCCGTGCAGTCGCTGGAGTCGCTGCAGCAGAGGGCCATGGGAGAGTTCTGCAAGGCCGCCTCCTTCTTCGGGGAGGACAGCAGTGCCACCACCACCGAGAGCTTCTTCGGCATCTTCACTGAATTCATCGGCAAGTTTGAG AGGGCGCTGAATGAGATCCAGGCCCCAGAGCACCCCAGGAGCCCCAGGAGCCCCAGA